In the genome of Croceimicrobium hydrocarbonivorans, one region contains:
- the ftsA gene encoding cell division protein FtsA has product MNPEEISVGLDIGTTKIVAMIGRKNEFGKVEILGIGKARSLGVQRGVVTNIVKTIESIKEAVEEAEAQSGLNVSEVVVGIAGQHIRSTQHSDYINRQNPDAVIEDRDLQELIDNVHNLVMLPGEEIIHVLPQEYKIDGQPDIREPKGMYGSRLEANFHIVVGQISSIKNIGRCVRSSELEIADITLEPLASAEAVLSQEEKEAGVVLVDIGGGTTDVAIFKDGIIRHTAVIPFGGNVITEDIKEGCTIIEKQAELLKIKFGSAWPGENKENEIVSIPGLRGREPKEISMKMLSKIINARVVEIIEQVYLEIKNYGYNENKKKLIAGIVLTGGGSQLKHIKQLVEFVTGMDTRIGYPNEHLASPSSDDLSSPIYATAVGLILKGLEGKPKDHPSDVERAANEEAKATEKPIAEVAPEEVESPEAEAPEEEQEEAPENNEKKKPYRSNVFENWANKFRNFLNEDL; this is encoded by the coding sequence ATGAATCCGGAAGAGATTTCAGTAGGTTTAGACATCGGGACCACCAAGATCGTGGCCATGATCGGCCGGAAGAACGAGTTCGGCAAGGTCGAAATTCTTGGGATTGGCAAGGCCCGCTCCCTGGGTGTGCAGCGCGGTGTGGTGACCAATATTGTTAAAACCATCGAATCCATTAAAGAAGCCGTGGAAGAAGCAGAAGCCCAAAGTGGCCTCAATGTTTCGGAAGTGGTGGTGGGAATTGCCGGTCAACATATCCGCAGTACCCAGCATAGCGATTATATCAATCGCCAAAATCCAGATGCCGTTATCGAAGATCGCGACTTGCAAGAGCTTATCGATAATGTGCACAATTTGGTAATGCTCCCCGGTGAGGAAATCATACACGTGCTTCCTCAGGAATATAAGATCGACGGACAACCTGATATCCGCGAACCCAAAGGTATGTATGGCTCTCGCTTAGAGGCCAATTTCCATATTGTAGTAGGTCAGATATCTTCCATTAAAAATATTGGGCGCTGCGTGCGCTCCAGCGAATTAGAGATAGCTGACATCACCCTCGAACCCCTCGCTTCTGCTGAAGCGGTGCTTTCGCAGGAAGAAAAAGAGGCCGGTGTAGTGTTGGTCGACATCGGCGGTGGTACCACAGATGTAGCCATTTTTAAGGATGGCATTATTCGCCATACCGCGGTGATCCCCTTTGGTGGCAACGTAATTACGGAAGATATTAAGGAGGGCTGCACCATTATTGAAAAGCAAGCCGAGCTCCTGAAAATCAAGTTTGGATCGGCTTGGCCCGGCGAAAACAAGGAGAATGAAATCGTAAGCATCCCTGGCCTTCGCGGAAGAGAGCCCAAGGAGATTTCCATGAAAATGCTCTCCAAAATTATCAATGCCCGGGTGGTGGAGATTATTGAGCAGGTTTACCTGGAAATCAAGAATTACGGCTACAACGAAAACAAGAAGAAACTAATTGCTGGTATTGTATTAACTGGGGGTGGCTCGCAGCTTAAACATATTAAGCAATTGGTAGAATTCGTTACGGGTATGGATACGCGTATTGGCTACCCCAATGAGCATTTAGCCAGCCCTAGTAGCGACGATCTTTCTTCTCCCATTTATGCTACTGCCGTAGGACTCATCCTTAAAGGACTGGAAGGTAAACCCAAAGATCATCCCAGCGATGTAGAACGGGCCGCGAATGAAGAAGCTAAGGCTACCGAAAAACCGATTGCCGAAGTAGCTCCTGAAGAAGTAGAGAGTCCAGAAGCCGAAGCCCCTGAAGAAGAACAGGAAGAAGCACCCGAAAACAACGAAAAGAA